A segment of the Fusarium oxysporum f. sp. lycopersici 4287 chromosome 4, whole genome shotgun sequence genome:
CCTGATCCGGGGTGTAAGGATTGTTGGCCGGTTTATTGTGGGAGCAATTGTCGGGGGGTTGAGGGGTTTGAGTGAGTGTCAGTTTGGGATGTGCATGTtggttgagatgagatgcagACGTCGTGACCTTAGCATCTTATTCGATGGCACTAGGCTGAATGTACTTGTGAAGAGGTATATATATGATACGGTCCTAATAACTACTTGAGCTACCTTAATCTCTCCCATCATATGCCCTCATCGCTCTCTCGCTCACCGTCTTTATAAGCTTGTTAGTATGAATGTTAGCGAGTATTCGTGCACGGTTGTCATATCGGCGAATAAGTCACGGGATGAACTTTTGTGGAAGAATAGGTTTCCGTGGGATCGTGAGGGGGATCCGTAGGAGGAGGCTGTTTTGAAGTAGAAAGAGACGCTTGGATCGTACTACATCTATGGCCAGATTGGAAAGGTGGTTCTCAAAGAGGAAGCCAGAGGGATCTCTTTTTGGTTGTGTGACAATTCCTTGACAAGGGGCTGTATTCACAACCAACAGCTTTGACACTACTGATAGCAGCTTGGTCATATCATTTGAGTAATACAACGATACAAGACATGTCTTCTCATTAAAGGGTATCGTATGTCAGTGATGCGGAGTCTCATGGACTTGGGAATAAGACTGAGCATTATCAATCTTAAAATTTGTCTCGACGTCTAGTCTATTGTCATGCCTATCATGCCTGTATGTCTAAATCTAAAGTCTATCCTCCTCTATTGAGTATCGCTGAAAACCAAAGTCTCTAACCATCTATCTTCACGCCCAAGCAATTCTAAAAAGCTCATAATGACTCTCATCACCCCTCCCAACACCACTCCTCTTATCCAACTTCTGCCTCTCCAAAATATCCAATCTCCTCCCATTCTTCCCACGCAGTCTATCCCTCTCCGCAAAAGCAGCTTCGACAGTATCTCCAATGCCCGCAAACTTCCCATTAGGTCGTATCGTAACCAACAACCagaaaacaccatcatcTGAAAGAAGTCGTGTTGCGCAGTCTCGTAGCCAGCGTGCGTGCTCGGGAGCGTATACTACATCGGTGGCGAAGAGCATGGTTGCTGGGACGTCGAAGGGGGCCGAGTTGGAGAAATCGGCCCAGTCGAGGGGGGAAGCTTGCAcgggggagggggaggggtagttgattgaagatgttggaTTCCCAGGTTTGAGAGAACGGCTGGGTGGTAGTCTGTTGCGATGATCTTGGAGTCGTTTGATGCCCAGAGCGGGAATGAGTTTTTCCGAGAACGAGGCTCACAAAGCCCGGTGCCTGCACCAAGCTCGATAATACGATTATGTTCGGTAGGGTCAAGATTTGTCAGACCGAATCTTTCTGGGTCTGTACACATGAGATCCGAGAAGACGATCGAAGCACCCCAACTTTGGAGTCCCACGTCTTCAAAGTCTGTATCATTCGTCCCCGCAAGTCCGTCGTTCAGTTGAACAGAaatctgcttcttctcctccccaGGGGCTTTCATATCAAACGAAAACTCTCTCAAAAACGGAGAGTTCtgatcatcttcatccaagACACTGGCAAACAGTGACTCAAAAATATACGCCGCCTGGTCCAGCGCCCGCTGACTCGCTTCCTCCGATGAAAAGATCTCCAAACTTTCAACGCGCGAGATAAGTCCCGTCAACCAGCGCTCGGCAAACGATTTCTCATGAACATCTGCACGAATAATCGCAGGTGTCAGTTCCgcctcgtcatcctcgttTCCGGAGGTATATCCCGAATCCACCTCGGCAAAAGCATGCTTTGAGTCCCCCAACTCCTTCGAAAAAGGGAATGATAAAGGACAGTAAATAGCCGCCAAGTAATGCAGCGCGTTGAAAATATCTGCTTCGGTGCGTTTAGAGAGTGTGAATAAAGGCGGTAAGCTGCTCGAAGGCAGCGCGAGGGTGCTCATCTTGACCCAGTCtgtaataattaaagatCGTGGAGTAAACAGGGAGTGGAATCCGGGgagaaagaaagataaagaaggagaaaattATTAAAGTGGGTGGCGGGCGCTATCTTGAAATAGGTCTAAGCCCGGAACATGAAGCTATCGTGGAAAAAAAAATCTTTGCTGATAAGTTTGAGTCCCCACGTGGCCCACTGTTAGGCTAGCGTTAGAAGGTTTCTGGGCCTTCTAAATGCCTGAGGATCATGCACTAAACCTGACTGATAGTGCTGAAATGTCGGTATGCATGTGGGTCCCTTTGCGCTAGCGTATCAGTGTTTGGTTCCGATCACCTGGTTAAGGTTGCAGAGTTCATGACCAAACTGGCATGTCTCACGAAGCCACAGCCCAGACCCAATAGAACTGTGTAGGATTTAGATGGAGTTTTCACCTTGGAAGCAAAGTGAAAAGAAGAGTTCAACTTATAGGAAAGATTTGCTGCGTTGTAACATCTCAGGCCTCGAGGTTAGCTTTAGACCTAAACTGACTTCTGTGTTATAATTGACCGAAGTAGTTTTCCTGCATTGTGCTGCTTCTTCTAAGGAGTCTCAATGTTGACTAGCTAATACAGACGCCATTACTTGAAATTAAAGAGAGTTATGACAGAAGTACTGGAATACATTATTCATATCAAGTACTCTCCAACAGTAATCATTACATCAAATTCACCCTTAGAGTGGTTTTCGGCCCCAAATAAAGCGCATGGGAAAGTAAGCTCCTATATCCTTCAACTCTGTCTCCAGATCTTGAACAAGATTATCCAACCTCTCATCCGGCAACGGCTTCAGAGAGGGGCTCAAGGCTATCACGATTAGTAGGGACCCCCAAGATCGTATCTAGACTCACTCTTGGCACCAGCCGCAAACCCCTTGGCGATAATCAAGTCCGCTCCAACCCCCAACCTCCCCAACTCCTCATCCGTGTTCCTCTTACCAACCGCCCTCATAGCTGTCATCTCTTGTACGTCCTCTAGCCCAGCTTCAACCAACCAAGACTTCATCTTTGGTGCTTCGAGAGGATCTAGACCTGAGGCTTGACAGACAGCTCTGATACACGCAAACATATCGTGATACCTCGGGTTCTCATTCTCGAGAGTGGGGCAGATACGATCGCAGTCGCCAATTTGGATCCATCCACCTGGTTTGAGAAGTTTGATGTGATCACTCACCACGGCGCGTTGAGCTAAGCCGGAACCAGCGGCGATGAGAATCATGcgcatgttgatgagatcaaaaCACCCATGCCATGATTCTGGCGGAGGATCCTTGATGTCTTGCTTTACATAGCTGATTACATGCGTGGTCGTATTtgggaagaaagaagtaTTGATATCAGTGCCGATGAAGGTATGTTGACCTTGAACTGGCTTAGGAATCGAGGACTGTGTATCACGCATCCAGATACCATCCGCAGTCCCGACATCGAGTACAGCTCGAGGCTGCGTTGAGAAGTCAATCGGCGGGAATATTAGTTTCTCTTCTGCTGCCTGCTTGAAACCAAGATGATAAATGGTCAATCGGCCTATGTCGCTGCTCACGTCTTGATCCTGGGCTTTGAGATACCACTCTGGTGTTGAGTATACAGCTTCTGACATTTTATGTTGTTCGTGATTGGTGAATGAGTCAGTAAGCTGAAGTTTAGGGACTGATGCTTGAGTGAGATACTCTGCTTATCTTTTTGTGACAATTTCTGAAGCTGATGGCACGTGCCTGCTGAGCGGCACAGCTATTGCTTACTTGCATCCTTCTAGAGCTTTTCGAGGGGACTGATAGCCAATCGAAGTTTTGCATACGTGTTCCAGAAAAATGATACCAGCCTTATCAATGGAACTCAGTACACGACCCGACTACTCGGGTAATGCGGTCGGGTGCATGGCTTTTCGCATACCGAATGACCATTGAGATTTCTGAACATGTGTCAACATCTGAGGTCTTCATAgataaccttatataatatcgTGCGGATGTGCTTGGTGGCTTCATAAATTGACTCAACGGTTTGAGCTTAAGTTCAGATGTCAACACAAACGCGTACATCTGCCTGTACATCTTGAGGCA
Coding sequences within it:
- a CDS encoding hypothetical protein (At least one base has a quality score < 10); this translates as MSTLALPSSSLPPLFTLSKRTEADIFNALHYLAAIYCPLSFPFSKELGDSKHAFAEVDSGYTSGNEDDEAELTPAIIRADVHEKSFAERWLTGLISRVESLEIFSSEEASQRALDQAAYIFESLFASVLDEDDQNSPFLREFSFDMKAPGEEKKQISVQLNDGLAGTNDTDFEDVGLQSWGASIVFSDLMCTDPERFGLTNLDPTEHNRIIELGAGTGLYHRNRLPPSRSLKPGNPTSSINYPSPSPVQASPLDWADFSNSAPFDVPATMLFATDVVYAPEHARWLRDCATRLLSDDGVFWLLVTIRPNGKFAGIGDTVEAAFAERDRLRGKNGRRLDILERQKLDKRSGVGRGDESHYELFRIAWA